The segment TCGCCTCGCAGGTGGTGTTTGCAGACATGTCCGGTTACACGTCGTACACCAATGATTGGGGTGACCCGCAGCAACCCCAGCAAAATGCCTACAGCTTCGATTTGTCAGGCGCCGACTTCGGCACCAACCCGCAGGAGCTGTCTTTCCAGTCGTTCGACCAcactcagcagcagcaaaactATCAACAGGCGCAGCAACCTCCACAGTATGCGTCCAACCCCTACCTGGACCctacagcagcagccgcaccCTACACCGGCGAGATTTTCACCCCATCAATTCCAGCTGGGCCGCAGGTACAAACACGCCCTTCTTTGGAAGTCAAAGACTGTGTTTTTGTTGCTCAGGGTTGAACCAGTTATATTTTGTGGGACAGAATAATTTTCCCAATAATATTGCCCTCATTTTGCCAGGCaaaataagatattttaacattttgcagAGAATTTGGCGCACTCTGTTTTTCAAGgtctaaacaaaattattcttccTTTTGGCTCTTtgcttcaatatttattttgatttattcctTATTACAGGGTGGCTCGACAGACTTTGAAGACGAACCTCCCTTGCTTGAGGAGCTTGGCATCAACCCTGACCACATTATACAGAAAACCCTGAGTGTATTAAACCCTTTCCGAGCCACCGAGGCTTCGGTCTTGCAGGACACAGACATGGCTGGTCCTCTGGTCTTCTGTCTTGCATTGGGAAGCCTCCTGCTCCTTATTGGAAAAGCCCACTTTGGATACATTTATGGGATTGGAATCCTAGGATGCTCAGCCATGTACGTCCTCCTCACCCTGATGACTGTAGATGGCACAACTCCTGGAGCAGTTGTGTCTGTTCTTGGATATTGTCTCCTGCCGATGGTTGGACTTGCGGGGATCAACGTACTCATGTCATTGcaaggtaaattaatttgattttgtatcGCTTTCTAgggttgcaaatttaattaaatggtaATTTTGCCGACTTTCAactttatttatcaatttattatcCAATAGCTATAAGAAACTGccctcttttaattaaataaatatttcctgttTAATTGCCTCGCATCTCTGGCTTACACCCAGGTATTAGATAAATTGATGGCAacatttattccttttatttaaattgatcaaaaacAACGCaatgtttttattgattttctaaCTTGCCAATATTTGCaatctgaaattgaaataaattatagtaAATATAATTGTGGCTCCAATTAAACGCAATTTTGTTTCTAGGATTTGTGGGCACTGTGCTTGCAGGACTGACGATTGGATGGTGTTCACTGTCAGCTTCAAAGTTGTTTGTGGCAATGCTTAATATGGAACACCAATTGCTGTTGGTTGCATATCCATGTGCGTTACTTTATGGAGTCTTTGCACTTATCACGATATTTTAAACTAACGTGTAGTCATAAATCTGTGTTATCTtactaataaattttccaatgaaCCTTCGTAATTATAGAATggatacaattttatttaaagtgacTGTTTAAGTTACTCCTTTAATGAAACCCATTTGAATGAAGGCTTTTTGTAGAACTTCTCATCACTTATTTTGTGCAGCTCTTCAATCTggaatttaagcattttagtAAGAACAAAGCTCTGTGATTCAGAAACAAACCTGTCTTCTGACGtaagaaaccaaaatttccagttgTTTAGATTTAATATCAGCGCTGTCATCGCTATAAAATCGCCTCCACAGAGCACTCGCAAGGACAACGTCAGATGTCATGATTCCTTCATCGTACGCAAAAATAGCTGCACGAAGTTGATGATCTAGAGTCTGCAAAACGGCTCCTCTTCTTGGTACCTGTTTTCAGAAAGTTTGAGTAAAAGCGAGGccttttttagtttcaaaccTGAAGCCTCTTCATTCTATCTGAGCAGTCATCCCACAATGTTTTCACCATTGTGTTCCTCATGTGTCGCCCATTGTTATCTAGACCTGTGCACTTAGTCATGACCATCCAAATGTGCAATTCTGTCATCAGAAACCATGAGTTGAAAGTATCAGGCAACTCTAAAACTGGAAATTCATCTCTGTATTAACAGAAATACataactgaattaaaaaaccgttCATACCTTTAATAAATTCTATAAAGTTTGGCTCATTAGCACATTTCTCATAGAGAAGGACTCCCAACGCAAtatatttctgaaaattcaaatacaaATCGGTGAGGTCAATGTAAgaaagcgaatttttcaatttttagccCTACTCCTCTGGAGGTGTCAAATAGCTTCTGCGCTGCTCTCTTCAAGAAACCGGGATTTTCTTGCACTTGCTCAGGTTTCTCGGAAGCCACAGGTATGGTAGATTTAAATCGAGTTGGCAAGCTCTCTGTTCTGATTAAACCTGCCCCCAAAGCAGGATTATTTCTGTTGATCACAGGTCTCAACAGCCGAGATGTCTGAATATTGattacataataatttatgtaaatacaTACTATCATACAATGTGAAACTTACATGATAAAGTCTTAAAGAAGATCGTATCATAATGAAACTTGTTCAGTCAATTTCAATTCCTAAAAGATACAAAGAGAAATCTCACTCGCACCAGcgaataacaatttttcttgtgtatctattttttgttgtgCAAAACACATGTTAGGCAGGCACGCCCCCCTTTCCAGCAGTGCGCGCAGCCGCCATAAACTGACGTCATTAGGGGAGGCAGGGTGCAAAATTTTGGAAGCCATCTTCGATCCGTGACGGTTATCAAAGGGTTATTTTGGTGGCGAATTCAGGTGAGAATTTGGGTCGACGGGTTGAATGCGCGGGACGACAGTGGAGGCGGACGACGGGGCCCTTCGGACGTGTTTTAACACTCGTCTCGCTTTCAGGCGGCGTTTCCTTCAGCAGACAACCGCGGCTGCCGTGTGAGCACGATAAGACAGAAGTGTCAGGGAGGCTGCGGTACGAAAAGGAGCAGCCCCGATGCCCGTTCGTAAACAAGGTGGTAAGACCATGTCTTAGATAGAGTTAAGTCGGCCAGGACTCCTGTCATGCTGAAATGGCGAAGTTCTTGTTTGCGGACCGATTATTTGCATGGCCTTTGTTTTGAGCAGACGCACCACCGCCTTTTTGATTCCGCCTCAAATATTTACGATGTGTcaccaatattattttataaattataagcCGACGAAAGTCGATACTCTCCCGCTGCTTGGCTTGCTCGGAAACCGAGTTTCGTTTTTCCCTGGAAGTCGCATGTATTGCCTGTTAATATGAGAAAATTGCCCTAGTATATAGTCGAGCGGCCTGTTTTGTCGCACCCAGTCACGGAATGTGTCTGTATAGTAGTAACTGTGGCCAAATTCACGATGATTAATGACTGTTATCCTATCTAATCGAGTGACCAACACAATAATTAAC is part of the Cloeon dipterum chromosome 1, ieCloDipt1.1, whole genome shotgun sequence genome and harbors:
- the LOC135948545 gene encoding ubiquinol-cytochrome-c reductase complex assembly factor 1, which codes for MIRSSLRLYHTSRLLRPVINRNNPALGAGLIRTESLPTRFKSTIPVASEKPEQVQENPGFLKRAAQKLFDTSRGKYIALGVLLYEKCANEPNFIEFIKVLELPDTFNSWFLMTELHIWMVMTKCTGLDNNGRHMRNTMVKTLWDDCSDRMKRLQVPRRGAVLQTLDHQLRAAIFAYDEGIMTSDVVLASALWRRFYSDDSADIKSKQLEILVSYVRRQIEELHKISDEKFYKKPSFKWVSLKE
- the Yip1d1 gene encoding protein YIPF5; the protein is MSGYTSYTNDWGDPQQPQQNAYSFDLSGADFGTNPQELSFQSFDHTQQQQNYQQAQQPPQYASNPYLDPTAAAAPYTGEIFTPSIPAGPQGGSTDFEDEPPLLEELGINPDHIIQKTLSVLNPFRATEASVLQDTDMAGPLVFCLALGSLLLLIGKAHFGYIYGIGILGCSAMYVLLTLMTVDGTTPGAVVSVLGYCLLPMVGLAGINVLMSLQGFVGTVLAGLTIGWCSLSASKLFVAMLNMEHQLLLVAYPCALLYGVFALITIF